Part of the Drosophila gunungcola strain Sukarami unplaced genomic scaffold, Dgunungcola_SK_2 000107F, whole genome shotgun sequence genome is shown below.
ATTTTAGcgaattttttgaaaacggCAGTAACgatatctttttattttcgagtCCTTATATCTTTTGAGATACAACAcacttttcttttataataccctctgcattggtatgaaaacaaaaaccttaaataatcattatttatattttttttattttatcaataataataattatgccctaagttttataaaattacttaATCATATCGAGTTCTTTACAGacaacagaaatatttaaaatgtcaaCATTACTTAATTTGTATTACAAAACTTATAATGATTATGGTATCTGGTCtttacagatttttttttttttgtaacaaaataatttttcaaaatatgttttttttgtgtagttatctattctttttatttttttgtatgtagCTTGTTGCAGTGTAGCCTGGCTCAGTTCTGCTTCTGATGATTGGTTTTGCGACGATCAGTTTCGTAGCGCAACTGATAACGAGCTGGTCGGCGAAGCggaagaattaaatattattattaatttaattctctCTCGAGCAGGGAGCCAGAGATAAGAAGAAATGACGAGCAAAGCCGGTGGGTAGATGGGTAACCACCGccactaatttaattttatatatattttttttattttatattaatttgaatatatttcaaagtatttcctaacgctacaagtatGAGACTTATAATTTAATGCGCTAGTCCCACAAATTATTGTTCCCAAAAATGGTTTCTTTTCacttttgatttaatattttcggtACTGATTTAGCCCCGAGGCTTTTAATCAAAGTGTGTtacactttcatttttattttaagtaaaggaaaaatgtagttataaattaaataattacgTTATCATATGTAAGTTGATTATATTGTAGGTaagtttgaattttgaaaaaacaatattacattcaaatttttaatgtttaattttactatgggctttttctctgggtgtagcGATCCTGCTCCTGGCAATGGGACATCTCATGGTTGCCCCAGGCCTTGCGAAACCTGAGTTTTGCGAGTGTCTGGCGCCCACCTACATGACCCGCTTCAGTGCCAAGCTCTTCCAGGAAATCATAAGATGGCAAAGTCAGCTTTACAACGTTGTCTTCTCGCCCTTCACCGTGCACTCCACGCTGGCGCTGATCTATCGGGCATCGGAAGGGGAAACCTTCGAGGAAGTGCAGCAAGTTGGCCAGTTCGACAAGCAGCCGGTGTTCGTGGCCCTGGATTTCGAGCGACTGATCAAGTTCAAGGAGCACCTGCAGGGTGCCCGGCTAACTTCCTTCTCCAGAGTCTTCTACAACCAGCAGTTGGGTGGCGTCAATTCCAGGTACGACGAGTTCTCCAAGTTCTTTTTTGACATCGCCACGGAGCCCGTGGACATGGATGGTGGCCAGGACACGGCCAACAGGATCAACGACTGGCTTCGGAGGGTTGGTGTCATGGCATACGTCTCACCCCACGACATTACACCCAGCGGAAAATCATCGTAAGTGCAAATATTTTCGAGGGGTGTTGTGTTtacactttcatttttatttttcagtatggaaaaattaagtttttaattaaaaacaagaaaggaagcaaacttcggcaagtcgaagttcatatacccttgcagctattgcaaaaattaaacattcttgaaaacatcaaaattatgatttactagggtatatgtttaaaaacattgatttgcagttcaattattcgatagttccgaTGGTAGATATATGATATCGtgttccgattttaataaaattaaatgcataattctgaactgtcaaattattaataaatcaaaaggaacttttaaaaaaattacaaaatggaatagttccatttatttaaaattttttttaatatttttttgtttccatgggagctttatgttatagtcgtccgattttgatgaaatttaaaccgtaattctgaaatattgaaccattactatatctcgaagaactaacaaaaaaaattaaaaaacagaaaagttataattttttttcatttatttttccgattgttcctatgggagctatatgctatagtcgtccgatccggctcgttccgacttatatactacctgcaatagaaagacaacgtttgggaaagtttcatgcagatagcattaaaactgagagactagtttgcgtagaaacggacggacagacggacggacagacggacagacggatatggctagatcgactctcctagtgatgctgataaaaaatatataaactttatagggtcggaaatgtttccatcactgcgttgcaaacttctgtctgaaattataatatctctgcaagggtatcacaaaaaaattaagtctacaattaaatatgttcataattacattataattctattactttatttttaagtatgtttatatattaaaaaaaacaatgttttttctCTAAGTGTAGCGCCCAGATGCAGGCGCTACTGGTGAGCACGGGCTATTTCCGGGGCCACTGGGAGCACAAGTTCGGCTTGGACAACACACGGTCATCCAACTTCCACCACGCCAACGGCGCAGCATCCAGTGTCCGAATGATGTACAACCACGATGTCTATGCCCTAGCCGATCTAC
Proteins encoded:
- the LOC128265275 gene encoding alaserpin-like, whose amino-acid sequence is MTSKAAILLLAMGHLMVAPGLAKPEFCECLAPTYMTRFSAKLFQEIIRWQSQLYNVVFSPFTVHSTLALIYRASEGETFEEVQQVGQFDKQPVFVALDFERLIKFKEHLQGARLTSFSRVFYNQQLGGVNSRYDEFSKFFFDIATEPVDMDGGQDTANRINDWLRRVGVMAYVSPHDITPSGKSSAQMQALLVSTGYFRGHWEHKFGLDNTRSSNFHHANGAASSVRMMYNHDVYALADLPELEATALELAFDESATSLLILLPNRPNGLAHLEQQLARPEFDLNRIASRLHRQSVTVGLPRMRFGSQCNMTNPLKRLGLRKMFTASSGVTKLVDQPVRMDKFLYRSFFSLTEGGTGHVNLLNGKPLPAKAKEVVANRPFFFAIRTPKTVLFMGHVLNPR